The stretch of DNA cccgagccgatcggagctttgtgattgaattcggtaggtggaagttactgctgtgtgtgtatgtgtgcgtatagctgctcagtgcctctccgaaagagagagagggatatatatatatgtatatatatagtgtgtgtgtgtgcatggatgcaggcatggctatatggttaagaagctttacAGCTATGTTGTTTGGAGACCAGTCCCACTCTgcaacaccttgggcatgtgcttTCTGCTATATCTCCAGGCTGTCTAAtgtcttgcaagtgaatttggtagtggaaccccatatgtgtgtctgtgtgtgtatatatatatatatatatatatatatatatgtcacccactactgcttgacaaatgGTTTTCATTTACACCCCCCAAAACTGCATTCAgcagaaaccaatagaataataaactttaaaattggggttgatttatttgactggaACCCTTCAAAgaagtgccccagcttggccactgtTCAGTGACTGGATGCAAAATGGTGTGCTAATAACTTAGTAATCAGCTGAAATACTTGCTCATTGAACTACATAatttaaatgtgtgcatatatactgtATTTAATACACCCTAATTTAATGTTGGTACAAAATCTTTTCCTTTCAGTTTAAATTAAGTGTAGAATTATGTAGCTTAGCAaatagcgcatatatatatttcttttttgattaatcttttacctgtttctgtcattagactgcagccatgctggggcaccatctttgaagaattttagttgaatgaatcgaccctagtactttggtacttattctattggcctgttttactaaaccactaagttacagggatgtaaacacaccagcactggttgtcaagaggtgatgggatgacaaacacacacatatatatatatatacaacaggcttctttcagtttccatctaccaaatccacttacaaggctttggtcagccctaggctatactagaagacacttgcccaaggtaccacccaGTGCGACTAAAcctgaaccaagtggttgggaagcttcttaccacacagcccagcAGTCTGCAAtgttacattttttgtattttacaatgtcatcaatacacatatatacagtctgcCCAGGTGCCATGTTAAATCTGTCCCATTTAACACTAAACTGTTCTGGTTATGGATCAAAgatcagaagaaagaaaaactaaatgttAAAATCAGCAAAAAGCTCTAATCCTAATATGTACaactcagatacaaacacatactcatgGTATATCTCTCAGTCCAGCCAAGCTAAGTGTAGTGTTTTAAGCAGAGGTCCAGCAAATTTGGAATGAACCCACATAATAGCACTTGTCAAATCACGAGACAATGGGTGTTCTGAGATTAAGAACaagttatataattaataaaaatttatatttcctgCTCTATTTATCATAAAATAGCATGCACTATTTTAAGTTCTGCAtcttataatgaaaataaagttttaaaatgttcttcataTAAGTACCTATACCTGTACTTTGAAGTCAAAATCATGGCAAGACTTTCACTCCCAACCAGACATAAAATCTGACCTCAGCCTAAGGTATATGCACCACCAGTGGGGCATGGGAAAATTGGGATGGGGCATGCATTAGAGTGGGTTGTGAAAATTTTTGCAAGTGACTTGAGCACACACTTGTCAACTCGAAGACTATCCTGttattcaaatgaaaaaaaaaaaaacattgccatGCAATATTTATACTTAAACCATAAGAACTGATGTAGCTACAACCAGTCAGCGTACCGAGTCAGGTATCTGCATTTGTTTGTTTCAATATCTATTGtcaaataaggcagcgagctggcagaaatgttagcacgccgggcataatgcttagcggcatttcatctgtctatatgttgaattcaaattctgccgaggttgacttagcctttcatcttttcagggtcaataaattaagtatcagtcgcATATTGatatcgatctaatcaactggaccccactccccaaaaatttcaggccttgtgcctagagtagaaaagaatatctattgTCCAGTGTCAAGTGTttataaaagcagcagaaaatggcAGAGGTAAAGGACATGAACTGCACCCCCTTTTGGGTTTTTTCTATAGAAATCCACTTTTGACAGCAGAGATTCCAaatctgcaaaagaaaaaagtcaacatttcaaaattttaatccacCCCTCAGTTTTTCACTTCTTTtagaaattttttggggaaaatacGTAGAATACAGAGacaatgattctgaaaaaataaatttggtaaGATTTCAACTtagcgaaaaaaataaaaacaccccACCCCGCCTAAGAAAACTTGTcaagctagaaacagcagctaaacgaTGAAtcaagttttcaaaattttaatttcccccaCCCCATTTTTAACTTTgccaggagagagagaaaattaaaattttgaaagcgTGTTTTTTGGGTTTTCAAAATCTTCAATTTATAAGTACGCTCCAGCAGGAAAGTCCAACAAGCTAGAAACAAGAGCCAAACCGAAGATCCACTTTCTAAATTCGAATTAccaaaaagaatttttataaaatGCCATTTTGTTGTCATGTGTGCAAAAAGCTAATTTTTACCTACCTCTCTTAATTCCAAGACCCTCAACCACATGTTCACTTTCTGTCACAGATGTGCTGACAgagggtatttatttatttttgaaaaattgaaatttcacaaaaattttttttcagaagggtgattaaaattttgaaatgcggATTTctttgcagattcggaatctccgcaATTAAAAAAGTGGGtttctatagaaaaaaaaacccccgaAAGGGGGTGCAGTCCATGTCCTTTACCTCCGCTCACTATTGAGTCAATGTATCCGTCAGCCAGGTAACTGAAAACtgtttctatattttaaaaaatgttgatgGTACtagatttttttgttattaaagaGTGGGGCACTGGGAAAAAAAGGTTGGGAAAGTTTTACACCATTGAAAACGTATTTGCAAAACTGTACTTATATTCATTTTAAGGAGGTGGaagatcttgttaaatttcttccaaccgCCTCAAGTTTTGATAAGTTTCGCATGCTAATGACGAAAATCGCAGTTTGCCAAATCATGTAATTTTAGTCAACTGAAGCCTCTATTACCGAATATACCAGAAAtgtctcgacctgctagaaatagcagtcaaatcataTAAGAAAGGGCGGAGGTGCCGCACCccctttgggatttttttttcacaGGAACCCACTATATCAAGTGCAGAGATTCCGAATCTGTAAAAAAATCTGCATTATCCCCCCACCATCTAAAACTTTCTTAAATTTTcccttacatttttttctttgcgtAATACGtgaaaaaatacagagattatgattctgaaaaaagaattttataaaattcaatttttcaaaaaaaataaacacccCCTCCCCTCTACCCTATGACAAGTTTCTGTTTCGTGCATGCATAGAATAAGAACAGAAAAACTGACATGCTAgaaacgttttcaaaattttaatatgaattaCCAAAGAAAAAGAATTCAGAATTTAAATCCGCCCCAACCGGAAATCTGATAAGCTAGAAACAGCCAAACCGAAGATCTACTAAGTACGAAttaccaagagaaaaaaatgtcaggtgcaggagtggctgtaagtagcttgtttaccaaccacatggttcggtaccactgcgtggcaccttgggcaagtgtcttctactatagcctcgggccgaccaaagccttgtgagaggatttggtaaacggaaactgaaagaagcctgtcgtatgtgtatacgtgtttgtcctcccaacatcgcttgacaaccgatgctggtgtttgcgtccccgtaacttagccgttcggcagagaccgatagcataagtactagtcttatatgtcctggggtcgatttcctcgactaaaggcggtgctccagtatggccgcagtcaaatgactgaaacaaagagtcGTGTTGCATGTGAGCAAATCTAATTTTTACATACCTTAATTCCAGAAGACCCTGACCACAACGTTACGTTCGTCATGAAACATTAGTAGAGAAAACACTTTAATTTCAACTTCTTGCAATAGGgaaggtgtttattttattttgaaaaattgaaacaatttcttttcagcattgtagtcttcgtatttttctatgaatttgccaaaaaaaactttctttaaaAGTGAAAATTTAGGCGGAGGGACTTAAATTTTGAAATGTAGATTCGTAATCTCCGCACTCGATATAGTGAGATTCCAGGAAAAAAAAGGGCGGGGTGCGGACCAATGTCGTTACCTCCGCCCACAACCATTTATCCTTGCCGAGACAAGCACAACTGATCTCCACTTGTTGAGTTGTAATAACAAGTCAATCTCCATATATATTCTATCAAAATCGCCACGAAATATTTACTGGcccttatatctatttctttactacccacaacgggctaaacatagaggggacaaacaaagggattaagtcgattacatcgaccccagtgcgaaattggtactttatttatcgaccccgaaaggatgaaaggcaaagtcgacctcggcggaatactgctaagcgaaatactgctaagcatttcgcccggcgcgctaacgtttctgccatctcgatCGATACTAATAAACTTTCTCCCAATGGTAATATTGTTTCACAAGGCTTGTTAGGGGGAAGAAAGAACATCAGTATCGTTATCTACACTGCACTTTCATATAGTAACCACCGAGGATGTACATATCGACCCTGGGAGCTGTTTTCATGAGCTCGGTACAACTAAGATTTAACTGCAATTTCTAGATCACAACTCGTAAATGTTCCGTGTATGCCGCTCCCACGGAAACAGTCGCCTTCTAAAGCTTCTATTGGATAAAATCACATCTTAAATAAATGCATGGAGGGAAATTTTTGATACTTTTTCAGAATTCAAGTTTATCCGAAATAGCACCAACATCAAATCATAATCCACAccactgtaaaaagaaaaaatacgcgGGAGGCTCGCAAGTTCGTTTACTAGCTGTCAACGGGAGTTTCTTTTTGGAGGGAAGGACAGACTATGTTGCTTGTTTATGTACGGTAGCGAATACCGAAGTACTAGAAAGGAAATGTAAACACGCTCTATTGGTTGTGTAATGTTTTAACACGGGACAGGTTCCAGTGGAAAGAACCTGTAGGACATGGGGAGAAGTCAATTTCAGGAAAGCGATGACAAATGATCAATGTTGGAAAACCGAGCGTGTAAAAACGGATGACAAAAAAATTTCCGAATTCTCGGAGGGTGGAGGCTAATTTCACCAAGTAATACGTTGTTCTAAAAACCAGTTTTTCTTTTCGACAGGCAAGTCTCCGGTCGAGATTTACGTGcgttcctatttttatttctgcGTGCGTAAAAACCGGATTCGAAGCGTCTTCTCTTACCATCCACGGGTGAAAATTTCTTCGAAATCAGAGACAGAGTAGTGTTTTACAATATAATTGACGTATCACAGCGTTCAGTTTTCTGGAAGAATCAATACAATATGCGCCATAGTGGCAGGGGTGGCCTTCCATTGTAGCTTCAATTAGGAGTTTGGAATATGTACTGGAACAGCaataatttattgataaaaaCTGCACTCTAACATCttaaaaatattactaagtgTCAATAccgctgaaaaaaaaaatctcgatAGCAAGACTTTACACTGATAACAATCTTAATTTGCGCGATAATCGGGCACCAACCACTTTCATGAAGTTTTTCGGTTAGTAAGATGGCAATTTTTTTTATCGAAAACGGTGCATATAAAAGACGGGCAGATGCCCCAAAGCGCGGAAcctgaaaaacaaatataaacccAAACAAAGCTGTAATACAAAAATCGATTTCGCGCCTAATGCAcggtgaaaataaatgaaaaggacAAAAAATAACCAGAAAACCGTttgagataaaaaagaaaacattttatatgattatatttacaGAATGATGTCGTGGTCGAAGACCCCGATGTGAATAATACAAATCAAGGACTTAATTGCGGGATGAAATTACCATAGAATGCAGGAGGAAAACCCTCCTTAAAATGTCTGTACATTAATATTTACATTGTCTCTTAATAAATATTGAAATGGGGGTGGATGTAATGAGCATGATTTTGTTGATAAAGTTTTTACTTCTTAGCGGCCTTTTTAGAACTTTTAGTCTTTTTGGGTTTGGTAACCTTCTTTGGTTTAGTAACTTTCTTGGCAGCAGCTTTCTTCGGAGACTTGCTCTTTTGAGGTTTGGCAGTCCGAGGTTTCTTCACTTTCTTGCTTTTGCCGGCAGGCTTCTTTGCTGGCTTCTTGGCAGCTTTTGGTTTGACTTTGGGTTTTGTGGATTTCTTGGCTTTcacttttttcccctctttcttagCACCGATTTTAAATGACCCTGAAGCTCCAGTTCCTTTCGATTGTTTCAAAAATCCACTAGCAACACCTCTCTTCAAAGCCATCTTAGTCTGGATAGTCGCAGCTTTCTCATTAGCCGACAGTTTGAAATTCTTCAGAACGTATTTGACAATGGCCTGACGAGAGGAACCGTTCTTATCGCCCAAACTTGTAATAGCTTGTTTAACCATTTCGCTGTAACCCGGGTGAGTTGAAGGTTTCTTAGCTTTGGCAGCTTTCTTCACCTTAGGGGTAGCAGGAGCGGGTGCTGCAGTTTCAGTCATATTGGTTTTGGTCGGT from Octopus sinensis linkage group LG2, ASM634580v1, whole genome shotgun sequence encodes:
- the LOC115232510 gene encoding histone H1-delta; the encoded protein is MTETAAPAPATPKVKKAAKAKKPSTHPGYSEMVKQAITSLGDKNGSSRQAIVKYVLKNFKLSANEKAATIQTKMALKRGVASGFLKQSKGTGASGSFKIGAKKEGKKVKAKKSTKPKVKPKAAKKPAKKPAGKSKKVKKPRTAKPQKSKSPKKAAAKKVTKPKKVTKPKKTKSSKKAAKK